CTTGATTGTCTGAACCTTGACTATTTGGTGGTACATCGTAATTGCCCTCTTGTTGTTGCTGATGTTGTTAAGATTaattaaaagttatatatatatatgcactaaaatttgtttaaattttgtaCCTTATGATaaagattttcttttttgaaaataagATGTAAATAACTTACTATTGCACGACAACTTTGTGTAGGGATATTGTCGTTGTTAAGGTTTTGCTCAATTCCTAAAGATGATGGCTGCAGTTGCTGACCATATATGCCAGAGGATAAAGGAACTGTGACATTTTTGTTTGGCATACTTGATAAGCTATTATGTGTCCtgtattttatgaaattatcaTTTCATTGCTGAGAAGTTAataaaccaatttaatataaaatgttgCCTTTAGTATCAATACCAGTTTGGAGTTGGTATATCAGGATTATAGCTTAACTCATCAAGCACGTTGTGATTACCATCATTCTCTGCCATTAAACGCTGCaagatttttatttgaaattacaCACAAATATAATAGGCCAGTTATCAAAAAACAATACacataaatataaaaccaaaaggTTTATCATCAAAACTAGTAGTCTATAaagtagatatataaaaattaaagtgaataaaacaaaaattaccatcaaaggTTCAGGAGAACCTGAAGGATGTACATCTTCAGACAAATTGCTTTGAGAACTCGTATTTGCTAGTTTTGGCTAAAATTGATAAACGAGAAAtgtaatgatatatttttatatgatagttatgtatatatatacggtATATACATGAcagattatatatacatattcgtGTATGTGATGCATTTACATAAATAACGgtgacataaaataaaataaaatttaataaaagtaaaaggaaagctaaagaaaaatacaaataaaaatagagcataaataaaatatatggagCACAAAATTTTACAGGAAAATCATCTAAATTTAATTTAGAAGAAGCTTTCTGGGTTTAATTTGTTTGACGAACTTTGTGTGAGCAAATCTATGGAAGTGGTGAAACAGATATGAAAGTCGATGGCATAGATGAAAACATGTCttacttacaagttacaacaaaAGCATATAGATCATATGCAAAGATAAAGTTAATACTGATGAAATATAACCGAGGGTTTTGTCTCCGACAACATATATTATGGTTTTATCTCAAATTGTCTCTGACAacatatattatgattttacatAAAACGTCAGATAGAAAGATGTAAACGAATAACAATAGAGAAACACTTACTGGAATCAAAGGAATAACAATGAGAGAGACACTTACTGGAATGTAACTGCGAGATATTGAAGGGTAAAGAGGTAGAGATATGGATATCTGAAAGTGAAAGCATTACAATATATTAAAGGGATAGACACAAGAGTTGTAATAATTACATATTAGGAAGAGTTATATAAAGGATAAAGAAGATGTAGAGTAATTACTGTTCAAGAAATTATTTCACATTACCCGATTTACGAGCTTTGGAAAaggttaatttttattttactaatctaaCACAATTAGGTGAAATCTACATATATCAAAGTTACCCCATTTCTGTTTGTGCCACTTCATCTAAGAATCTAAAGTTAATCAATGATCATCAGTTTCTCGATTACATATAATCTTCAGTATTTTTTTCTCTAGTGAAATCGGTGTTATGAATAAGTTTTTTCCTGAACAAAACTTTTTGGTGagattattattaaattaagaacttttagaaaataatgGTAATTTTGGAAGATAATATTTCCAAATCTATATACAATGAGCTGTTACAGCTCACTTCTTTTCCAAAAACTTATAAAGAAAGATAAGGAAACAGAATATTTAAAGGAAtatcaaaaatagaaaatttatccTCACAGTCTTCATAAAACTTCTCTATAAATGTTCtaagattattaaaaaaacattagtaaatctaatctattaaaacaaaagtacaaataagaaatcaaacaagtaataaaagggGATATAAGCCTCAGTTAGGTTGTCCACGTAGGATAGGAAAATCGTCCCATTAGAAGAGTCTTTTTTGACACGTCAGCACGGCTTTGGTAATGTTGggcttcgttttttttttaggccaaaTGTTGATGTCAATGGCCCAGGAAACTAAACTTTGCGTTTTCGTGATGAAACTAAACTTTGCATTTTGTGTTTtattagagatttttttttaaacgtctTAACTTTATTGATATCAAATCAATGTAACATATTACATGAatcataaattacataaaacatGTTGTTAATACAAACTTTTAACAGAGACAGCAGTAACACGATGCTTCCTAGCGCATTCGTAGGACAGGCTGACTCGCTAGCTTTCTTCCGCTTCGTTCTTGGTTTTATAAGATCTTTCTTGTGGCTCTCAATTTTTGTGAGTAAATgtctttttttctaaaaagatCATTGGATGCGATCCATCTGTTACATCGCAATCCGTTCCAAACACTCCCGCTGAAGGAGATAACATGCTTTGTTATAACTATCCATGTCATTGAAATTCTTTTGCTTTAAAACCAATAAATCCATATCttcaatttgttttgttgtaaaAACATCTTTGGACTCCTTACTTTTGTGGACAATGACTCGTCGATCACCACCATTATAGAACTCTGAAGAATTCCCACTCGGTGATTCTCCAGAATCATTAACATGACAATCACCCTATCAGATGAATAGACAAGACGTTCAGGAGATGATTGTCCCAATCGTCTCTTCAATATCCATATGATGCACGACCTACACTTTCTCTTATTTGACCATGGCGGTTTCCAATACCATATTACAAATTTAATCCAATGATTCTCAATCGATAACGCGAGAGTAATAAGAAAACTGCACCCAAAGGTCGGACAAGAACATTCCCAAGGGAAGAAAACAACAACGCCAACCTTGACGTGGATCATAGTCGATAACAATAGGAGAAAAACCAGTGTAGATGTCGCTACCGGATATACGAACCGATCAGCCTCGCCATGATTCGAAAATAATGAAAGGAGGATTTTGATGTCGAGTGAAGAATTTCAACCTAGACAACAAAGATGGGCACAAAACCTTCAAAGATGTGCGTGTAGAAAACATAGGAACAGGAAAACAAGAGAATCCGGCGGTTAAAACCGTTTATTAGAGATTTATTGTTATCATTCTTCAACTCTTTAACACATCCGTCTCCGACTCTTGGCTAATCTTTGTCTGCAGACACCATGATTTCTTCTCTCAACTCTTAATCTCCCCTATAGTTCAATGTATTCCTCTTAATTTCGCCAATAAATGTTATTCTCATTAACCCAATAACGATGTCGACCTCTTCGTTTCCTTCACGTTAACCCAAAGTCGTGGAAGCCGTCGCTATGGCTGCTCTTAGGCgtagcaagaagaagaagctaagtCACCGACTCATCCACTCTATGATCGGTCGAAGTCGAATACTACACGTGAACTTAAGAAGGCGGCGAAATCCCATAAGCCTCCGttgaagaaacagaggaaagtTGTTTCGGATGAGAAGCCTGAAGCTTCTaacgatgatgatgaagaagaagaagaagaagaagaagaagaagaagaagaagatggtgatggTGACGAGGAGGAGGACACAGAGCCATTGGCCGACCACTTTCTCGATGGTAGCGATGATGAAGAGGAACCTTTGGGTTCTGATTCTGACTCTGATGGATTTGATCTCGCAATGGCAGGATCTGGTAAAAGTAAAGCTATTGATGAAGAACGTAAAAGGCAGGAGCAAGATGCAAAAGATGAACTACATATGAACATAAAGGAACAACCTGACGAGTTTCGTCTGCCAACCAAAAAGGTTCAATCTTTTGGAATTTTACAAATCAAATTCATTccttttttaacatttttattttgcaaTTGTTGGTTGGTTTATGTTGAAAAGATCAATGGAGCATTATAAGTTTAGGTGTCTTGTCATTGCTAGACCATCTCCAACAATAGATATGGTGTTAgagttctaaatcaattttttaattgaaaataatcaaattaaaaaatttagatactTGTTTAGTTTTAACTCCTCTAATGGTAGAACTAATTAAAGGTTCtaagtttcaaaattttgaatcacattctataattaaaaaaaacttataattattgaattacataaaatttaaattaacttgacataaaacatataatatagattgagaaatcataaataaaactaaacgaTTAATAGTTATTTTGCCTTGTACCAAATTTACGTCATATATGCTCAaccaaataatttttcaattgttcaactaaaccaaaacatatataatatagattGAGAAATCATAATTTTGATTAactaaaccaagtttttttCAAACCCCATCATCCTAATCGATCAGAGATTCAATAAACATAACCAACAAAAAGTTTGGtcttttaaatgataaaaacttGCCTCTTTCGTAACAGAGTCTTCCTGTAGTggaatcgaatattttgaaggAATCTTTCGAGCTTATCGCAAACCCACTACACAAAGACCGAACAGTcaacaacaagaacaacaaaagGGCAGTAAAATTTCCTGGAAAATCCAGGAAAATGATTCAAATTTTTGTTGTGAAACTCACCTGTTATTTTGATTGAAAGAAGCAGAGTAGATACAGGATGGGGAGGACTGATTCGCCATGTCACCAAATTGTGAAAGACGATCTATGTTTCGTCTACAAGGAGTTGCTTTctgtttactttatatatatgctCTGTTTTCGTCTTCCTCCTCTTGTCCTTaacttcttcctcgtcctcattcTTGCTTTCTATAATCTCTTCTTCGTCTTTATCTTTCAAGCTTTCTTCTTACAATTCATCTTCTGTCAATCCAcgaaagaaagagagaacaattgggtttaatttttttttctttaaaatactAACCTATCAAAAAGTGACACCTATACTTAGAATTGGctccaaaaattctatttttagaaccatatctatctatttttcctctttttgatttaattttgaaCATATAATTACTTAGAACCATGAGATAGAATCCTCATGGATACCCCATTATTGATCTACTTTTCCAGGAACTTGAAGAAGAGTCAAGTGGGCCACCAGATCTTCCTACCTTGCAAACGAGGATAAAAGAGAGTGAGAAAtttttttcaagttttatttcttttaaagatTCTTCCTAAGGAACTAACCTTTGTTTTATAGCTTGATATTACTTTTATGTGTTCAGTTGTTAGAATGTTGTCGAATTTTAAGGATTTGAGGCCAGAagaagtgaagaagaaggaatTTGTTGAATAGATTAAGGCTGATATTGGTTCTTATTACGGCTATAATGAGTTTCTTAATGGAATTCTGGTTCAGGTTTTTCGCTAATCGCTGACTTCACTTTTTATGTACACTTTTTTGGTTCTTTTTGGTGTAAAGCTATTTGTGAGCTAATTTTGTTACTCACATATGTTGAATTGGTGTATTGTGGCAGATGTTTCCTCCTGTTGACTCATGGAACTAATCGAAGCTTTTGAAAGCAAAGGCCTACGTCTATACGTCCACACTCTTAAGGTGAACTTGGTTGTACAGTTATACTGTGGAGTGTCTTGAAGTAAGTGTTTCTCAATCGTTGACGTATAATTATATGACGATGTTTGTTTTGGATAGACTCGGTGACGGGATTTGGCTGATGTACTTTTGAACAGAGGAGTTGATCTAGATCCATTAAGCAAGTGGTCAAAAGTAAGTTGTGTTTGAAGATTGTCTTCCTTTCGATTGAAAAGTACTCCCTCCGTATCACTTTAAGTGGTGTTTAgggattttaattttatttcatattatgtGATGTTCTCGTTATTctagataaaatttaatattattaaaaagttgTGACCagttataaaatattgtatttttttttattggttaaactaattttatttaatgttactTTTATGTAACCGAGATAGACttgataaaattttgtattttcttaatctttatgtaaaaactttaaacacCAACTAAAATGATACAGAGGGAGTACTATTTTGTGGATTCTGCAACTAATCATGTTAGTAAAAATTGCAGGCTGGACTTGTCGTTTATGATTCACAAGTTCCAAATGGTGCAACTTCTGAGTATATGCTGGTTTCTATATCGTACGTGTCTTCTTGATTTTTGTACTTCCAGCTCACACATACTTAATGAATTTCTTTTCTTGCTTGCTGCGTTGGGTACCAGTGGGTCGCTTGATGGGCAGCAATGGTTGGTTGTTAAGGGAAGATTTGCACCCAAGAATTCCGAAGAGATCTTGCTGCGCTATATCAGCAAGTAACTTTCACTTTGTCACTTTCTATCaacttttgaaatttgaattGTCAAAAACGAATATCAAGTTGGTGTTCTTAATGTAAATCCTTGCATGGGGTTTTCTTAAATGAGTACGTCATTTAATTTGGTAGCAAGAGCCAGTACATGATTCTTTTGAAAAACGAATCAAAATATTACCCAAAGCTGTTTCTATCTGTCCTTTCTGCGCAACTAGGTAATCATGACAATACGCACTACATAAAAGACATAACTGGCTTACAAGTTTTATACGATTGAGATCTTTTAAGACCTGGTTAATTGGTTTAATtatatagataaattatttattgtatttataaatagttttcttTGATATTTTGGACCATAACCCTTTTCTCACTCATCAAATACATAGTCTATAGATGTTGAAATGAAAGAATTTGCAAAGAAAGCAAGTAGATTTGGTAATAGATCAACTTAATGAGAAATAAAACTATGGGAAAGCTGTTGGAGATCAATGGCAAACACTCTATAATTTGTATCTTGGTAAGAAAGCCTTTATAAATAAACACTTGACAAAAAAACATTACTCTTTCTCAGTAGGAATGAGCTTAGATGTTGGACGTATAGTTTTGGttttgaagttttccttttcAAGAAAAGGAGCTGTTTTGTGGATGAAGTCTGTCAAAGCTACTAAGTTATAGGTTTCCAGTTTGATTTGCTTATTGTGGTATGTCTTttgttctgttttatttttccgGGAAAAGTTCACTACTTGACATCTCTAAATAAACCAGCTAGGAAACAAATGCTTTTGCGGGAAAGTTAGCAGTCACTTTTTGCTTCTTTCTATTTGTATATTGTTATGTTTGTGTTCCATTTATGATTTATTGCAGATATAGGATTTTGCTTGCTATTCTGAAGTTCACAAGAAAACACTTCTAAGATAATTCTACAATGTAACTATGTAAGATCATAGTCTTCCTTCATAGACGATGCTTCTCTCTAATGAAAAAATCTGGTTGCTTCAAAAACTATAACAATAATGCTTCTTTGATGGTTTATTTCTTTGTCTCGGTAGGCTTCTTCACTTATTTTCTCTACTAGAGTTAATTAGGATCATTACCATTCAAACGACTGATCGTTAAACGTCTAACACTAAGCAACAACACAGTTTACCACACAGTAAGGATACTACAATAAATGGAACAATCCAAAATCATAAATTGAAGCCTAAACTTGgctgtttttgtttcttgagaCAGTCTTATTGACCTTCAACTATTGTTATCTATTATGATATCTACACACGCAATGCCGTCATACCATATATAATCGtgcatatttatatttaaaatgcaaaaaagtCTATTGAATACTAGTAAAACAGATTCGATGTGAGAAAAAAAGATGGATATGGCAGAGGAAGGGAGACCAAGAGATTGACGAATGTGTTTTCAGTTCTCACCAAAAGGATAATGTAAGATGAAAAATCTTCTTTTCCTGCAAAGAAGCTTAAAAAAAGAGAGTCCAGTCTCCAACACGAGGTCGTGCACGTGTTTTAAATTTGCAGTCATGGcttgatttatatgttttagaTATAAGGTTTTATGTGGTCgtttgtttaaaaagtttgTCATTTAGTTTtgctcttattttatttttcatttgtaaATGTTTTCCCATAAATTTGTTTGGTGGACAATATCACTTTTTCTTCCTTTGGTCAATTTGACTAAATTTACTCTCTAATTCGGTATAAAATGGTTCAGTTTGGTatgaaaaataacaaatttaaatcatcggtcaaactaataaaaaaattgtatgtaacattaaaccaagattatgtgtttcaaaataaaaattgaaaccaAGATTGTATACTACAAATTTAGTTAGcccaataaaattaattttaaaataaaccaaaaatatggTTTACGTAAATCATAGATGATCAacacataaaatatttagattaaAATTAACGATTAGTTAATTTCTAACTCATACCATTAAATCTATAATTTCAAACATTAAGACCCACAATAAACCACGAGTTTTAACATTTCTAACTCATATTTCATTCTctactatttttataaatcctcacaaaaaaagatataaTGGTATTAGAAAACTCGATCTCATACTCTTTTGATCAAATCcgattaatttatgtattttatagtgttataaaacttaaaacattataaaaaattacaattcaGGATTAAATATCAAGGAAAGAGTATCAATCATAACTCATATGATTCACTCAATCACTATAATCACTCCATCATATATTCTTCTTAATGATTATATGATCTTCACATTTATTGTTTGATTCATATAGCTCTTCTATACAATGCTATGTAACTCTCTTTATATCAAGAACACAATTCATACATTTCTCATAAGTTattgtggtatcagagcaggttATTTGTGTGAGTTTTGATCCACCGATCAAACTCAAGATAAACACGTTTCCGTAgcttatttaaaatttcacgtttttttttgttttcttcgtcTTTTATTTCAAGTTTTTCTTAATCTTTTTGTTCTCATTTGTTACGTTTCCTTTTATCAAGCCAAAGTGCTTCTTGTAGTGATTTATAAAGCCAACGTTCCATTTCTTCTGCATCTTTAGTCCAGGTGTGCACACGTCCACTTTCTTCTGCAACTCAAGAGTTGAGATGTGGTCAAGTCATTTATGACTCCATCAAGCTATATATGCTTCCACACGACTAGTATAGTCGTCCGTGTCTAAATCAATCCAAGCTACAAGTCCGTCTCACAGTATGGTTCAAGCGCAATGCTTCTTCTTATCtcctatcatattttttaaatatgtcaatCTCAAGCTGCTTCTTCCGCTATCTTGGCTTCATCACCCCCTTGAGCTTGAGGGAGCGTATCAAGGAAAGAGTATCAATCATAACTCATATGATTCACTCAATCACTATAATCACTCCATCATATATTCTTCTTGATGATTATCTGATCTTCACATTTATTGTTTGATTCATATAGCTCTACTATATAAAGCTATGTAACTCTCTTTATATCAAGAACACAATTCATACATTTCTCATAAGTTATTATTAAAACTACAACAATACCAAAAAATTCGatcatttttagttatataattgaaATTTGGTGTAGACAACATAATCATAATTACACCCAATTTAACATcaaaaaattttacaaaaaattatatattttataaaaaccgatCCATCAAATCCCGCgcgtaatatatatatatagtgcatGTAAAACATTCATTCAACATGCAATTGTCATAGAGCTCGATCAACACAAGCGGAGACCAACTATCCTAAAGGTAATCTCTGATTAATATGATGATATGAAGTTTTCTTATTCTTTAGACTTTGTCATACTTGCTTCAGAGGGATAAGATTAGCAAAATAAAACTACGAAGCAGAATGGAAGCATAGCTAAGTCAAGTTTAAGAAGTCAATAGtgacaaaataaaatcataacctatcttaatttttttaaaaatattttagatatttttccgGTTTACCAGTTCACTATTTTGTTGAACTATTTTAGTACATGGAGGACAAAAATGGTGAAAAAACtcatcttattttaaaatattacaatacATCTAATTGTCAACAACTAGAATGCGGCATAAGCATTTAGTAGGTCCCACTTGggaattttctttttatcattgGTTGTGTCACATACTAAGAAGACCCAATTGATCTGTGTAATTTTTATATCATGGGCTGCGTCACGTAATGAGTAAAACAAATGGGCTTTGTGAAACTAAATGAAGAAGTCCTCAATTTTTTTCCCGTGGGTTTTGTACATCGTAGAAGTTAACCTAAGGTTTCCTGCATCGCTAGACAGATCTGGAGATTAAATAAAGAAGTCGTCAATTTAAACATTGTATTTGCATAATTGTAAGTGTTTCATGCGAAAACTAACAGTTTCTAACATGCATATTAAGATTTTATTGGTTGATTCAAAATTATTTCTAAACGCTGTATAATAAAAGGCTTGTGCATTAGCATGTCCCAAAAGAAGTTATAATAGTTGAGCTATTTTTATCACTAACCGCACgcattcaaatttaaaatcacGTACTTGCGAGTCTTGCATTTTTAGGCCCAAAGCAGCCATGACCTTCATCATTCTCTTGACtattaaatcacaaacctagaCTACTAAGCTGCAAAAAAATAAGGTATCAAACAAAACCTAACATACAAATTTATTACAACTCAACACCTCACAATAAATCcttaaaattacaaatatttacATGCAAAAGACCAATTTAGAGCACACCATCTCCTCATCCTTAATATAAAGCAACAACATCCTCGCAGCATGTGCAAGTGAATACAACATCATGTACACAAAATTAACCAATACATCAACAAATTCTCCGGCCTCGCGCTTGCGCGGAGGCTACGAACCTATAATAATAAAAgcagaaaaacaaatattaaagaaAACTACTATACCCATGTAAAGCACAAAAAGATATTCAAATTTTAGttatctttttcaaaaaattcaaaaagttgaaaatcaataaacaaaaaaaaattattatatttttggaaaatattatgttaatgtcacatcaatatttatattaaatttatatatttaactcAATTATATATTAGCAGTCAAATATTTAGTTATCATATAAGTATacctaaataataatatttactaTACAAACCATAATAATTTTTACTATACAAACTGGCGCGTAGCGCCGGCAAAGCCACTAGTACCCCTAAAATTAACAAGTTATTTACAATACAATGCTATTAAATTATCCTAAGTTTAAGCAATCCATGTTTTTTCCTATTATATTAAATCATTTCATAAATCTCTTTTACTCTTCTTAAAAAAATCGGTGACATTAATTTAGGAAAACCAGTTTACCATTGCTtccatacgaaaatattttccaaaaatatacaATTAGATGCCTATTATTACATAAGTATTAataaatatctttttaaaaaataaaggtTATTTGTTACTGTTAAGTTTTATACTAATGATATAGTGATATACATAACTcaagtatatttattttcacatttGATACCGTTGAAACAtaccataattaaaataaagaaatagttGATTTACATAAGCAAACCCGCACATAcgaatatacataattttatgtataattttatataaataatagtccATTGCAAATCAAATATGATGAGTGttgaagaatataaaatattcaacaccaaatttaaataatatatataacaaaaaataaaaatacacttGTGCCAACGCATAATTCATATTCTAACAGTTTGAAagccaaaataaaattattcaatataaattttaaaaaaattatttaaaatgtcatattaaataattatttcatacagtaaaattttaaaatacagacTACTATTTTTAccgtataaatatttatttgaaaagGTAAAAAAGAATACCAGTACGACTGTGCGGATCAAGctctaatataatattattttaaatagacTTTTTGAAAAGGCTGCATTTTTCCTGTATAATAGGCCCAAGCCCAATTAAGTAGTAAATATAAGGCGAAAGTAAATGTGCGGCTCACAATAGCCCAAGCCCAATTCTCACGACTTTCACCATCGCTGACATGAACGTTCAACGTGTTAAACACAGTCCAAATTCATTAGTAGAAGACGACGAAACAAACAGAGAATTAAAGATGTGTCCCACTGTAGCAACAAACACCACACAGCCACACACACACGCACGAAGAAGACTTTCTCAAATCGGAGAAACCAATAACTGACGAAAATGGCGAACGCCGGCGTTGATAACGAAGCCGGAACCCCGCTTCTTTCTAAAACAGTTGACGGATCCGTTGACTACAGAAACGAACCCGCCGTCAGATCTTCCTCCGGAGGCTGGAGATCCGCCGGATTCATCATCGGTAAATTCTCCGAGATTCCCGCCAAATTCGTCAGTACTCCTTCTAAATTTGCTTTTTCCGACGGCAGGTGTGGAGGTAGCTGAGCGGTTCGCTTACTACGGGATCTCGTCGAATCTGATAATGTATCTGACGGGACCACTAGGCCAATCCACGGCGGCTGCAGCTGCTAACGTCAATGCCTGGTATGGAACGGCGTCGTTGCTTCCTCTTCTCGGTGCTTTTGTTGCAGACTCCTTCCTAGGTCGTTTCCGTACGATCCTCGCCGCATCAGCTCTCTACGTATTGGTACGAATCTATCTCCAACTCTATTGTACATCCGGTTTAATGTAAACCGTCTGGTTATTTATCggttataggaaaaaaaaaaagtgacagAGTTGATTGTAACAAACTCTCAATAACAGAATTTTTCGTGGTTTGATGAACAACAGGGACTTGGTTTACTGACTCTATCTGCGATGATTCCTTCAGACTGCAAAGTTACCAATCCACTCGCCTCATGCTCTCCTCCTAGATTTCAAGTTATCGCCTTCTTTGGTGCTCTGTATCTAGTGGCACTAGCTCAAGGCGGGCATAAGCCGTGTGTTCAGGCCTTTGGAGCGGATCAGTTTGATGAGAAGGATCCTGAGGAGTGTAAAGCGAAGAGTTCCTTCTTTAATTGGTGGTATTTTGGTATGTGTTTTGGGACGTTGGTGACTCTATGGGTGTTGAACTACGTACAAGACAATCTCAGCTGGGCTCTAGGGTTTGGTATACCATGTGTTGCTATGGTGCTTGCTTTGGTTATTTTCTTGCTCGGAACCAGTACTTACCGGTTTAGCATTCGAAGAGAAAGTAGAAGCGCTTTTTCCAGGATCGGGAATGTTTATGTAGCCGCTGTTAAGAACTGGAGAGTATCAGCTTCGGTTGTAGCTGACGCAGAAGAGAGCCTTGGTTTAATCTCTCATACAAGCTCAACGCAGTTTAGGTTAAACTGCTTCTTGTCTCCTTTGATTTTTGTTGTTAGTACAGCCCTGTAGTAAcatcttgtttcttattgcAACTGTAGTTTTCTCAACAAAGCTCTG
This region of Brassica napus cultivar Da-Ae chromosome C5, Da-Ae, whole genome shotgun sequence genomic DNA includes:
- the LOC106401283 gene encoding protein NRT1/ PTR FAMILY 5.10; translated protein: MANAGVDNEAGTPLLSKTVDGSVDYRNEPAVRSSSGGWRSAGFIIGVEVAERFAYYGISSNLIMYLTGPLGQSTAAAAANVNAWYGTASLLPLLGAFVADSFLGRFRTILAASALYVLGLGLLTLSAMIPSDCKVTNPLASCSPPRFQVIAFFGALYLVALAQGGHKPCVQAFGADQFDEKDPEECKAKSSFFNWWYFGMCFGTLVTLWVLNYVQDNLSWALGFGIPCVAMVLALVIFLLGTSTYRFSIRRESRSAFSRIGNVYVAAVKNWRVSASVVADAEESLGLISHTSSTQFSFLNKALVGTSGCSLDELEEAKSVLRLAPIWLTCLVYAVVFAQSPTFFTKQGATMERSITPSYKISPATLQSFVSLSIVIFIPVYDRVLIPIARSFTHKPGGITMLQRIGTGIFLSFLAMVIAALVEMKRLQTAADYGLIDSPDVTVPMSVWWLVPQYVLFGISDVFAMVGLQEFFYDQVPSELRSVGLALYLSIFGVGSFLSSFMISVIDKATSRSGQVSWFANNLNKAHLDYFYWLLACFSFIGLASYLYFAKAYVSKRINTL